A genomic region of Christiangramia sp. OXR-203 contains the following coding sequences:
- a CDS encoding autotransporter outer membrane beta-barrel domain-containing protein translates to MKKIILALVCVFATNFAQAQSTEKSNEIKLNIANTIAIASVEFGYERFLDDHQSIEGMILINDRINYHSESGSRKFETNSFKVGYNYYFGEEYAASGLYVNPFLKYRSGEFSEAAPDAEFNGDLITDMNSFIIGLGGGYKWNFNDTFVIGPFVNIGRNFSDEVKDRFSAIEFNAGLNIGYRF, encoded by the coding sequence ATGAAAAAAATAATTTTGGCCCTCGTTTGCGTATTTGCTACCAATTTTGCCCAGGCACAGAGCACAGAAAAGAGCAACGAGATCAAACTGAATATCGCAAATACCATTGCAATCGCATCTGTAGAGTTTGGATATGAAAGATTCCTGGATGATCATCAATCTATCGAAGGAATGATCCTTATTAATGATCGTATCAACTATCATTCTGAAAGTGGTTCCAGAAAATTTGAAACCAATAGTTTTAAAGTTGGTTACAACTACTATTTTGGGGAAGAATACGCAGCATCAGGCTTATACGTAAATCCATTCCTGAAGTACAGAAGCGGTGAATTTAGCGAAGCTGCTCCAGATGCAGAATTCAATGGAGATCTAATTACAGATATGAACTCCTTTATCATTGGACTTGGCGGAGGTTATAAATGGAATTTCAATGATACGTTCGTGATAGGACCTTTCGTTAATATAGGCAGGAACTTTAGTGACGAGGTGAAAGACAGGTTCTCTGCTATCGAATTCAATGCAGGTTTAAATATTGGCTATAGATTCTAA
- a CDS encoding aldehyde dehydrogenase family protein, translating to MSKIAEEFGIKQALKDLGLNDVNNGTSTGKDWFSNGDIIESFSPVDGELIGKVKATTSADYEKTVSTAAKGFKEWRTWPAPQRGEVVRQFNDELRRLKEPLGKLVSYEMGKSYQEGLGEVQEMIDICDFAVGLSRQLHGLTMHSERPGHRMYEQYHPLGVVGIISAFNFPVAVWSWNTALAWVCGDACIWKGSEKTPLTSVACQNIAAKVFAENKVPEGISCLITGDYKVGEMMTKDERVPLISATGSTRMGKIVAQEVAGRLGKTLLELGGNNAIIVTPDADIKNTVIGAVFGAVGTCGQRCTSTRRLIIHEDIYDKVKDAIVSAYKQIRIGNPLDENNHVGPLIDKDAVKNYEHALKKVVEEGGTILVEGGVLEGEGYESGCYVKPAIAEAKNNFEIVQHETFAPVLYIMKYSGDVSDALELQNGVRQGLSSAIMTNNLREAERFLSTEGSDCGIANVNIGTSGAEIGGAFGGEKDTGGGRESGSDAWKVYMRRQTNTINYTTELPLAQGIKFDL from the coding sequence ATGAGCAAAATCGCTGAAGAATTCGGGATTAAACAAGCCCTGAAAGATTTAGGTTTAAACGACGTAAATAACGGAACATCTACCGGTAAAGACTGGTTTAGTAATGGAGATATCATTGAATCATTTTCACCAGTAGATGGTGAACTCATTGGGAAAGTGAAAGCAACCACCAGTGCAGATTATGAAAAGACAGTTTCTACAGCTGCCAAAGGATTCAAGGAATGGAGAACATGGCCAGCACCACAGCGTGGGGAAGTTGTACGCCAGTTTAATGATGAACTTAGGAGATTAAAAGAACCATTAGGGAAACTTGTTTCTTATGAGATGGGAAAATCCTACCAGGAAGGTCTTGGTGAGGTTCAGGAAATGATCGATATCTGCGATTTTGCAGTAGGACTTTCAAGACAACTACATGGTTTGACCATGCATAGTGAACGCCCTGGGCATCGCATGTACGAACAATACCATCCACTTGGAGTTGTAGGGATTATTTCAGCTTTCAATTTCCCGGTAGCAGTTTGGTCATGGAATACGGCTCTCGCCTGGGTTTGTGGCGATGCCTGTATCTGGAAAGGTTCAGAAAAAACTCCGTTGACTTCAGTAGCCTGTCAGAACATTGCTGCCAAAGTATTTGCTGAAAACAAAGTTCCGGAAGGTATTTCCTGTTTGATTACTGGAGACTACAAAGTCGGCGAGATGATGACCAAAGATGAGCGTGTACCATTAATTTCGGCTACAGGATCTACCAGAATGGGAAAAATTGTAGCTCAGGAAGTAGCTGGAAGATTAGGAAAAACATTGCTGGAACTTGGTGGAAATAATGCGATCATTGTAACACCAGATGCAGATATTAAAAATACGGTGATTGGAGCTGTTTTTGGAGCAGTTGGAACTTGTGGACAGCGTTGTACTTCCACCAGAAGATTGATCATTCACGAAGATATTTATGATAAAGTGAAGGATGCTATCGTAAGCGCTTACAAGCAGATCAGGATAGGAAACCCACTTGATGAGAATAACCATGTTGGACCGCTAATCGACAAGGATGCAGTAAAAAATTACGAGCATGCTTTGAAGAAAGTTGTGGAAGAAGGAGGAACCATTTTAGTTGAAGGTGGTGTACTCGAAGGTGAAGGATACGAAAGCGGTTGTTATGTGAAACCTGCAATTGCTGAGGCTAAGAATAATTTCGAGATCGTACAGCACGAAACCTTTGCACCAGTATTATACATTATGAAATATTCCGGTGACGTAAGTGATGCATTGGAATTACAAAATGGAGTAAGACAGGGGCTTTCTTCGGCAATCATGACCAACAATTTGAGAGAAGCTGAACGTTTTCTTTCTACGGAAGGATCAGATTGTGGAATTGCCAATGTGAATATTGGAACTTCGGGTGCTGAAATTGGTGGAGCATTTGGAGGAGAAAAAGACACAGGTGGTGGTCGCGAATCAGGATCTGATGCATGGAAAGTATACATGCGAAGACAAACGAATACAATCAATTACACTACTGAACTTCCACTGGCTCAGGGAATCAAGTTTGATTTGTAA
- a CDS encoding 3-hydroxyanthranilate 3,4-dioxygenase, protein MPVEGPFNLNKWIEQNREHLKPPVGNKNLYKESGDYIVMIVAGPNARKDYHYNETEELFYQLEGEIEVHIQDNGEKRTMKLGPGDMYLHPGKVPHSPERKEGSIGLVVERKRLNEAGEDGLLWFCDNCNHKLYEVYFPLHDIETDFLRHFKHFYNSEELRTCENCGEVMPADERFTAPED, encoded by the coding sequence ATGCCTGTAGAAGGACCTTTTAACCTGAATAAGTGGATCGAACAAAATCGCGAGCATCTAAAACCTCCGGTGGGAAATAAGAATTTATATAAGGAATCTGGCGACTATATTGTTATGATCGTTGCCGGGCCTAACGCGAGAAAGGATTATCATTATAATGAAACTGAGGAATTGTTCTACCAGCTTGAGGGAGAGATCGAGGTTCATATCCAGGATAATGGTGAGAAACGAACTATGAAACTGGGACCCGGTGATATGTATCTTCATCCTGGTAAAGTGCCACATTCTCCTGAAAGAAAAGAAGGCTCTATTGGTTTGGTAGTAGAACGAAAAAGACTTAATGAAGCAGGTGAGGACGGTTTACTTTGGTTTTGTGATAATTGCAATCACAAATTATATGAGGTTTACTTCCCTTTACACGATATTGAAACCGATTTTCTGAGGCATTTTAAACATTTTTACAACAGCGAGGAACTTCGAACCTGTGAAAACTGTGGGGAAGTAATGCCCGCCGATGAACGATTCACAGCTCCAGAGGATTAG
- a CDS encoding isoaspartyl peptidase/L-asparaginase, producing MKKLLLLFSLVTLLSCDQNSEKQSEVSTSAEENKTAMDTTQNFGIVIHGGAGTILKENMSDSLEQAYKDKMEEAIRTGHEILANGGTAVEAVQRTINIMEDSPLFNSAKGAVFTNEGINELDASIMEGKNLNAGAVAGVKNVKNPINLAFEVMENSEHVLLSGKGAEDFAKERGLEIVDPEYFYTENRFRAMERARDREENKTAFYDPFVKDEKFGTVGCAALDKDGNLAAGTSTGGMSNKKYNRIGDSPIIGAGTYANNATCAISSTGWGEFFIRGVVAYDISAMMEYKGMSLQEAASEVIQKKQPALGGNGGIIAIDRNGNVAMEFNTEGMYRASMNAKGDLQLGIYKE from the coding sequence ATGAAAAAACTACTACTCCTATTCAGTTTAGTCACTTTACTTTCCTGTGATCAGAATTCGGAAAAACAATCAGAAGTTTCTACTTCAGCAGAAGAAAATAAAACTGCAATGGATACAACACAAAATTTTGGGATTGTGATCCACGGTGGTGCTGGTACCATCCTCAAGGAAAATATGAGTGATAGTCTGGAACAGGCCTACAAGGATAAGATGGAAGAGGCGATAAGAACCGGTCACGAAATTCTGGCCAATGGAGGAACGGCTGTGGAAGCTGTTCAACGAACCATCAATATTATGGAAGACAGTCCGCTATTTAATTCGGCAAAAGGTGCAGTATTCACCAACGAAGGAATCAATGAACTTGATGCCTCGATCATGGAAGGAAAAAATCTAAATGCCGGGGCGGTTGCCGGGGTTAAGAATGTCAAAAATCCTATTAACCTGGCTTTTGAAGTCATGGAAAATTCAGAACATGTCTTATTATCTGGAAAAGGAGCTGAAGATTTCGCTAAAGAAAGAGGACTCGAAATTGTTGACCCCGAATATTTCTATACTGAAAACAGGTTCAGAGCAATGGAAAGGGCCAGAGACCGCGAAGAGAACAAGACTGCATTTTACGACCCTTTCGTGAAGGATGAAAAGTTTGGAACTGTAGGATGTGCTGCTTTAGATAAAGATGGAAATCTTGCAGCTGGTACTTCAACTGGAGGAATGTCTAATAAAAAATATAACCGGATCGGGGATTCTCCCATTATTGGAGCAGGAACCTATGCCAACAATGCCACCTGCGCAATTTCGAGTACTGGCTGGGGTGAGTTCTTTATTCGCGGAGTTGTAGCCTATGATATTTCAGCTATGATGGAATATAAAGGCATGAGTCTGCAGGAAGCTGCCAGTGAGGTCATTCAGAAAAAACAACCAGCTTTGGGCGGTAATGGTGGGATCATCGCTATTGACCGTAATGGAAATGTGGCGATGGAATTTAATACTGAAGGAATGTACCGTGCAAGCATGAATGCAAAAGGTGATCTTCAACTTGGTATTTATAAAGAATAG
- a CDS encoding phospholipase A — protein sequence MMSLTKKIGLLGLLVLIVCNSSNVNAQRMSREEVNDTIKNMPSFSSYHDNYLISGIPTNKSANKMNSNIKYQISFKQLISRATLPLNSYLFVSYTQKAFWNIYDKSSPFEEINFNPAVGVGKPIFDKSNRIIALAELQLEHESNGRDSLASRSWNRVSGMFHTPLGRRTMLSAKAWVPFAYTENHPDLLDYVGLAEVKVQQTFFRDLLIGEMTVRKGLKDWKGSVGTKLYYKLFNNSGNQYLMLEWFAGYAESLIDYDKYTSMVRIGYVIKSTDLNILRTR from the coding sequence ATGATGTCACTTACAAAAAAGATAGGTCTCTTAGGCCTTCTCGTTCTTATAGTTTGCAATTCTTCAAATGTCAACGCGCAACGAATGTCCCGTGAGGAAGTTAATGATACCATTAAAAATATGCCTTCCTTTAGTAGTTATCATGATAATTACCTGATAAGTGGGATTCCCACGAACAAGTCGGCAAACAAAATGAATTCTAATATCAAATATCAGATTAGTTTTAAGCAGCTAATTTCCCGTGCGACCCTACCTCTTAACAGCTATTTGTTCGTTAGCTATACACAAAAAGCTTTCTGGAATATCTATGACAAATCCAGCCCTTTTGAAGAGATCAACTTTAATCCCGCCGTTGGTGTGGGGAAGCCAATATTCGACAAATCCAATAGAATCATTGCATTGGCAGAACTGCAGCTGGAACACGAATCCAATGGGAGGGATAGTCTGGCTAGCAGAAGCTGGAACAGAGTTTCCGGAATGTTTCATACTCCGCTGGGAAGGCGCACTATGTTAAGTGCGAAAGCCTGGGTTCCCTTTGCGTATACTGAAAATCATCCTGATCTTCTGGATTATGTTGGTTTAGCTGAAGTCAAAGTACAACAGACCTTTTTCAGAGATCTATTGATTGGCGAGATGACAGTTAGAAAAGGATTGAAAGATTGGAAAGGATCTGTAGGCACCAAGCTTTATTACAAATTATTCAATAATTCTGGAAACCAGTATTTGATGCTGGAATGGTTCGCTGGTTATGCTGAAAGTCTTATCGATTACGATAAGTATACCAGTATGGTTAGAATTGGGTATGTCATCAAATCTACAGACCTCAATATCTTACGAACAAGATAA
- a CDS encoding ArsR family transcriptional regulator has product MDCCSPEKRKLIEEIGVHFEKIHNLAPLSARIYIIMILSPNDGHTFDEIIEITQASKSSVSTQLNLLLQTKKVEYFTKSGDRKRYFRASRTYLKNTLNDEMNRTKEEIRVVDKIQEFNSTYNKEKFQRSGGVGRLYMDHLKLQKENLERTIEQMNQELEN; this is encoded by the coding sequence ATGGATTGTTGTTCACCAGAAAAACGAAAACTAATCGAAGAGATCGGCGTTCATTTTGAAAAAATACATAATCTCGCTCCATTATCGGCGAGGATCTATATCATCATGATCCTGTCTCCTAACGACGGCCATACCTTTGATGAAATCATCGAGATCACCCAGGCGAGTAAAAGTTCTGTCTCTACACAACTTAATTTACTGCTACAAACCAAAAAAGTAGAATACTTCACCAAATCCGGGGATAGAAAGCGCTATTTCAGGGCAAGCAGAACCTATCTCAAGAATACCCTCAACGACGAAATGAACAGGACGAAAGAAGAGATCAGGGTCGTTGATAAAATTCAAGAGTTCAATTCAACCTACAATAAAGAGAAGTTTCAGAGATCTGGCGGTGTAGGTCGTTTATATATGGATCATTTAAAATTGCAAAAAGAAAACCTGGAACGTACGATCGAACAAATGAACCAGGAACTGGAAAATTAA